GATGTACGACGCGTACGTGCGGATCTTCACGCGTCTCGGCCTCGAGTTCCGCGCGGTCGCGGCGGACAACGGTTCGATCGGCGGTAGCGGCTCGCACGAATTCCACGTGATCGCCGACACCGGCGAAGACGCGATCGCCTACTGCCCGACTTCCGATTTCGCCGCTAACGTCGAAGCCGCCGAAGCACTGCCGCTGATCGCCTCGCGCGCGGCGCCCGCCGAACCGATGCAGAAGGTCGCGACGCCCGGCAAGGCGAAGTGCGAGGCGGTTGCCGAACTGCTGAACATCCCGCTCGAGCGCACGATCAAGTCGATCATCCTCGCCACCGAAAACGAAGGCGCCGAAGCGACGATCTGGTTGCTGATGCTGCGCGGCGATCACGATCTGAACGAGATCAAGGCGAGCAAGCTGCCCGGTCTCGCCGGCTTCCGCTTCGCAACCGAAGAAGAAATCGTCGCGACGTTCGGCACGCCGCCGGGCTACCTCGGCCCGATCGGCACGAAGAAGCCGATCAAGGTCGTCGCGGACCGCACGGTCGCGAACATGAGCGACTTCGTCGTCGGCGCAAACGAAGTGGACTTCCACACCGCCGGCGTGAACTGGGGCCGCGATCTGCCGGAGCCGGTCGTGGCCGACATCCGCAACGTTCGCAAGGGCGATCCGTCGCCGGACGGCAAGGGCGTGCTCGACATCTGTCGCGGCATCGAAGTCGGCCACGTGTTCCAGCTGGGCAGCAAGTATTCGGACGCGATGAACGCAACCTACCTCGACGAATCGGGCAAGCCGCAGTCGATGCAGATGGGCTGCTACGGCATCGGCATCACGCGCATTCTGGGCGCCGCGATCGAACAGAATTTCGACGACAAGGGCATCATCTGGCCGGAGTCGATTGCGCCGTTCCAGATCGTGCTGTGTCCGATGGGCTACGACCGCAGCGACGCGGTGCGCGAGCACGCGGACAAACTGTACGTGGCGCTCGTCGAAGCCGGCATCGACGTGATCCTCGACGATCGCGGCGAGCGTCCGGGCGTGATGTTCGCCGACTGGGAACTGATCGGCGTGCCGCATCGTCTGGTGATCGGCGAGCGTGGGCTGAAGGACGGCAAGCTCGAGTATCAGGGTCGGCGCGACGCGGAAGCGACGCTGCTGCCGGTGGATAGCGCGGCACAAACCGTCGTCGAGAAGATCCGCGCGGCACTGGCTGGCTGAGCGGAGCGGGCATGGAATACACCTTCCTGTCCGCGACGATCCTGCTGCTGCTGATCACCGATCCGCTCGGCAACATTCCGATCTTCATCGGCTGTCTGCGCGGCGTCGCGCCTCACCGGCGCGTCGTCGTGATCCTGCGCGAAGTGGGCATCGCGTTCATCATCCTGCTAGTGTTCATGGTCTTCGGCGACCGGTTCCTGCGGATGATGAGCCTCACCGACCAGTCGCTGCGCATCGGTGGTGGGATCGTGCTGTTCCTGATCGCGCTGCGGATGATCTTTCCGCATCCGGACGGTCCGTTCGGCGGCGACACACGCGGCGGCGAACCGCTGATCGTGCCGCTCGCTATCCCCGCGCTCGCCGGTCCGTCGGCGCTCGCAACGGTGATGCTGCTGACGTCGCAGGCGCCTGGCAAGATGCTCGAATGGGTCGGCGCGCTGACTGTGACGATGATCGTGTGCGCGATCGTGCTGGTGCTGGCGGAACGGATTCAGATGTGGCTCGGCGAGCGCACGGTCACCGCGTTCGAGCGGCTGATGGGGCTCGTGCTGGCGGCGATTTCAGTCGAGATGATTCTTGGCGGGATCCGGAGCTTCGTTCACCAGCTGTGAAGGTGAATCGCGAAGCGACAAAAAAGCGGCCCGCGGGCCGCTTTTTTTATTGTCTCTACAGAGGAGACAGAAGCGAAACTCACGCGCCGTCGGTCAACGCACGGATCGTCGGCAGATTGCGCCAGTAACCCTTCGCGTCCATCCCGCAGCCGAACACGTAGCGGTCCGGCACTTCAAACCCGCAGAAGTCCGGATGCAGCGGCTTCGCTTTCGAGAGAATCTTCTCGCACAACACCGCGCTCAGGAAACGCTTCGCGCCCATGTCGACGATGCGGTCGCGGATCGCGGCCATCGTCTCGCCTTCGTCGAGGATGTCATCGAGCACGAGCACGACGCGGTCCTTCACCGATTCGGCCGGCGCGACGCGCCACTGCATCTCGGCGCCGCCCTTGGTCGTGTTGCGGTAGCGCGTCAGGTGGATGTAGTCGAACTCGAGCGGGAAATCGAGGTGCGGCAGCAGCATGCCGGTGAACACGGCCGCGCCGCCCATCACCGACAGCACGAGCGGAAACTCGTCGCTGATTTCGGCACGGATGGCGGAGGCCATGCCGCTGATCGACGCGTTGACGTCGGCAGCCGACACGATTTCTTCGGAGTGACTGAATATATGGAGGGCTTCTTCGCGGTTCATGACGTCTGACTGGCGATAACGATAGACATAGTGTGAGAGAAAGCGGGGCGGTGCGCTACCGCATAAACCCGGCGACTACGCTTGCCGGGAGATGACATGACGGCCGGAAGCGCAACCTGAAATCAGCGCATGCCCGGTAGCATACCCTTCATGCCGCGCATCATCTTCTGCAGGTTGCCGCCCTTCAGCTTCTTCATCATCGTGCGCATCTGGTCGTACTGGTTCAGCATGCGGTTGACTTCCTGCACCTGCACGCCCGCGCCCGCCGCGATACGGCGCTTGCGCGTGGCCTTGATCAGATCGGGCTTCGCGCGTTCGAGCGGCGTCATCGAATTGATGATGCCTTCCATCCGGCGCATCTGCTTTTCCGCCTGACCCATGTCGGCGCCCGAGGCGGCTTGCTGGAACTGCGCCGGCAGCTTGTCCATCAGCGACGACAGGCCGCCCATGTTCTTCATCTGCGAGAGCTGTGCGCGGAAATCGTTCAGGTCGAAGTCGCCGCCTTTCTTGACCTTGTTGGCGAGCTTCTGCGCGGCTTCGGTGTCGACGCCGCGCTGCGCTTCCTCGACGAGGGCGAGAATGTCGCCCATGCCGAGAATCCGGTTGGCCATCCGGTCCGGATAGAAGATCTCGAGGCCGTCGAGCTTTTCGGCGACGCCGACGAACTTGATCGGCTTGCCCGTGACGTGGCGCACCGACAGTGCCGCACCGCCGCGTGAATCGCCGTCGAGCTTGGTGAGCACGACACCGGTGAGCGGCAGCGCGTCGCTGAACGCCTTCGCCGTGTTGACCGCATCCTGACCCAGCATTGCATCGACGACGAACAGCGTTTCGGCCGGCTTCAGCTCGGCGTGCAGCGCGCTGATTTCGTTCATCATCGCTTCGTCGATGCCGAGACGGCCGGCCGTGTCGACGAGCAGCACGTCGTGATAGTGGCGCTTCGCCCAGTCGACTGCGGCGCGCGCGATGTCGACCGGCTTCTGATCGGGCTCGGACGGGAAGAAGTCGGCGCCGACCTGCTCGGTCACGGTCTTCAACTGCGCGATTGCAGCGGGACGGTAGACGTCGCACGAGACGGTCAGCACTTTCTTCTTGTACTTCTCCCGCAGCAGCTTCGCGAGCTTGCCGACGGTCGTCGTTTTACCGGCGCCCTGCAGACCCGCCATCAGCACGACGGCCGGCGGCGTCACCGCGAGATTCAGCTCGACGGCCTTACCTTCGTAATCGCCACCGATCACCGCAGTCAGTTCGCGCTGCACGACGCCGACGAGCGCCTGCCCTGGCGACAGGCTGGAGATCACATCTTCGCCTAGCGCTTTTTCCTTCACGCGCGAGATGAATTCGCGCACGACGGGCAGCGCGACGTCCGCCTCGAGCAGTGCGAGGCGCACTTCGCGCAGCATTTCCTGGGTGTTGGCCTCGGTGAGCCGGGCCTCGCCGCGCAGCGTCTTGACGACGCGCGCCATCCGTTGAGTCAGATTGTCGAGCATGGGGAGCGATGAGCAGTGCGGTCGGCGCGGCACGCAGCGACGAAGCCGTCGCGGACCGTGACCCTAGTGTAAACTTCGAACATGGATATTGTACTGTATGCCCTCACTGCGCTCCTGTACGGCGGTCTCGCCGTCGCGGGCTGGCGCGCGCACCGTCAGATGGCGGCGCGTCCGTTGCTGGAGAGCGTGCCCGCCATGCCGGCCGGTGCGGGGGCGGTCGCTTCGGTGGGGTTGAGCACGCCGGGCCGCGCGCTGATGGTCGTCGCGCTACTCGCGCACGGCGCGCTGCTGCACACCACGATCTTCCCGCAGAACGCGATGGTGTTTGGCTTCGCGTTCGCGCTGTCTGCGATGTTCTGGCTCGGCGTCGGCATCTACTGGATCGAGAGCCTGTTCTTCCCGCTCGACGGACTGCGCCTGCTTGTGCTGCCGCTTGCATGCATCGCGTCGCTGCTGCCGCTCGCGTTCGGCGGCGTGCGCGTGCTGTCGTACGCGGCCGATCCGCTCTTCAAGCTGCACTTCCTGATCGCCAACATCGCATACGGACTGTTCGCGATCGCGGCGCTGCACGCGGTGCTGATGCTGCTCGTCGAGCGGCGTCTCCACAAGATGCGCGGCACCGCGCAGCAGCGTTCCGCTGCGGCAGACGGTGACTGGCTGTCGGGCTGGCTCGATACGCTGCCACCGCTCCTCACGCTCGAAAAGCTGCTGTTCCGCCTGATCGCCGCCGGCTTCGTGCTGCTCACACTGACGTTGCTGTCGGGCATTCTCTTTAGCGAACAACTGATCGACCGCGCGCTGCGGCTCGATCACAAAACCGTATTCGCGATTCTTTCGTGGCTGATGTTCGGCGCGCTGCTGATTGCCCGCAAGGTGTCGGGCTGGCGCGGCCGCGCGGCGTTGCGCTGGGTGCTGGCGTCGTTCGTGGCGCTGCTGCTCGCGTACGTCGGCAGCCGTTTCGTCTTCGAGGTGCTGCTGCACCGTCCTGTGGTCTGAGTCTTCCATGCGACAACTTTTTCTGCTGATCGTCCTGTTCTTCGTCGGCCAATGGCTGGTCAAGGCGCTGCGTCGCGCGGACACGCGCACGGCGCAACAACGCGCCGGTAACGCTGGTAGCGGCCAGGCTTCGTCGGGTGCTAACCCAGGCGCGGGCGCGGGTGTGCCGCGCAGTCCGCCGCAACTCGCCGAGCCAATGATCCGCTGCGTCGAGTGCGGCGTGCATGCGCCGAAGAGCGATTCCGTCGCCGTCGGCGGGCAGGCATTCTGCTGCGCGGATCACGCGCACCGTCACGCCGCGCGGACGGGTCCCGACGCGCGATGAGCGCACGTTTCGCCGTCGCCGCCGACGGCTGGGTAGCCGGCGCCACGCGCCTGCCTTCGCCGAACTTCGCAGAGCGTCCCGACCGCGCGCCGCCCACGCTGATCGTCGTGCATAACATCAGTCTGCCGCCGGGTGAATTCGGCGGCAGCGCGATCACCGATCTGTTCCTGAACCGGCTCGACTGCGACGCGCACCCGTACTACGACGCGCATCTGCGCGGCGTGCAGGTCTCCGCCCACTTCGTGATCCATCGCGACGGCGCGCTCGAGCAATACGTGTCGTGCGACGAGCGCGCGTGGCACGCAGGCGCATCGAGCTTCTTCGGCCGCGAGCGTTGCAACGACTTCTCGATCGGCATCGAACTCGAAGGCTCCGACGACACCGCATTCGAAGCGGCGCAATACCGCACGCTCGCCGCACTCGTGAACGTGCTCGTCGCGCACTATCCGATCGAAGCGCTCGCCGGTCACGCCGACATCGCGCCCGGTCGCAAGACCGATCCTGGTCCGCATTTCGAGTGGACCCGACTGCAGCGCGACACGTCGCTCGCCGCTCGGTATTTCCCCTACCTGAATCTCTCCGCGGCCTCTTAATCGCGTCATCGCCACTCGATAACGGCATCGCGCGATGTGCGCGAAACGTTGATGGGCGCTTGCTTTCGAGGCAACGGCCCGTCGTTGCGCGAGGCTCGAAAAGTCAAGCGCGAGAGGGCAAATAAAATAATTTGAGATGGTACGAAAGTTCACTATACTTGGTGCCAGACGCTCGGTTCTCCACTATATCTTGTGGGTGTGAGCAGGCAGTCAGGCGGCGCCCCGCTCTTCGAGCATGGCGCCGCGAGCACTTCCAGCGTCCAGAAAATTCGTGCGGCGCAGCGGGTTTCAGGGTCCCGCGGCATCCGCCACATCGAAGAGGGGAGCGCAGCAAGTGATCGCGACATTCATGATGCAGACCCCGGTCCATTCAGCACTGTCGCATCCGGCCACCTGGCCTCGTTGGCCCTCCTCTTCCGCTTCATCGCTTGCGCCCGCGGCGGCGCAGCGTTCGTCTTAATCCGCGGTTTCTCCGCACATTCCAGAATCAGGAGCTTTGCACATGCAAACGACCGACAACGTGACGACCCGGTACGAGGGTGCCCCCGCTGGCCATCCCCTCGGCGGGCAGGCGAGCGCACAGGCGCTCGCGCCGCAGGCGACCTTCGCCGACTACAAGGTGATCCGCCGCAACGGCAGCGTGGTGTCGTTCGAACCGTCGAAGATCGCGATTGCGGTGACCAAGGCTTTCCTCGCCGTGAACGGCGGCCAGGGCGCGGCATCGGCACGCGTGCGCGAGCTGGTCGAAACGCTCACGCAGAGCGTCGTGCGCGCGCTGCTGCGCAGCCGCCCGAACGGCGGCACGTTCCATATCGAAGACATCCAGGATCAGGTCGAACTCGCGCTGATGCGCGGCGGCGAGCACAACGTCGCGCGTGCGTACGTGCTGTATCGCGAGAAGCGTAATCAGGAACGCGGCGTCGCGCACGAAGCGGCGGATGCGCCGGCTGCGTCCGGCCTGAACGTGATCGACAACGGCGTCACGCGTCCGCTCGATCTGCAGGCGCTGCAGTCGCTGATCGAATCCGCGTGCGAGAACCTGGGCGACGCCGTCAGCGCGGCGCCGATCGTCGCGGAAACGGTGAAGAACCTGTACGACGGCGTGCCGATGAACCAGGTCTACGACTCGGCGATTCTCGCGGCGCGCACGATGATCGAGAAGGACCCGGCGTACAGTCAGGTCACCGCGCGCATCCTGCTGCACACGATCCGCCGCGAAATCCTCGGCGGCGAAGTGACGCAGGCCGAAATGGGCGAGCGCTACGTCGAATATTTCCCGCAGTTCATCAAGCGCGGCGTGCAGGCCGAACTGCTCGACGACAAACTGCTGCAGTACGACATGAAGCGTCTCGGTGCCGCGCTCGACGCGAACCGCGACCTGCAGTTCGGCTACCTCGGCCTGCAGACGCTGTACGACCGCTACTTCCTGCACAGCGACGGCGTGCGGATCGAAATGCCGCAGGCATTCTTCATGCGTGTCGCGATGGGTCTTGCGCTGAACGAAGTCGACCGCGAAGCGCGGGCGATCGAGTTCTACAACGTGCTGTCCAGCTTCGACTTCATGAGCTCGACGCCGACGCTGTTCAATTCGGGTACGCGCCGCTCGCAACTGTCGTCGTGCTACCTGACCACCGTCGACGACGACCTCGACGGCATCTACGAAGCACTGAAAGAAAACGCGCTGCTGTCGAAATTCGCCGGCGGCCTTGGCAACGACTGGACGCGTGTGCGTGCGCTCGGTTCGCACATCAAGGGCACCAACGGCAAGTCGCAAGGCGTCGTGCCGTTCCTGAAGGTCGTCAACGACACCGCCGTCGCGGTGAACCAGGGCGGCAAGCGCAAGGGCGCAGTCTGCGCGTACCTGGAATCGTGGCACCTCGACATCGAAGAATTCCTCGAGCTGCGCAAGAACACCGGTGACGACCGTCGCCGCACGCACGACATGAACACGGCGAACTGGATTCCCGATCTGTTCATGAAGCGCGTGATGGAAGGCGGTGACTGGACGCTGTTCTCGCCGTCCACCTGCCCGGACCTGCACGACAAGTTCGGCGCCGAGTTCGAAACGGCTTACACGGCTTACGAAGACAAAGCCGCGCGCGGCGAGCTGAAGCTGTTCAAGAAGATTCCGGCTGCGCAACTGTGGCGCAAGATGCTCGGGATGCTGTTCGAAACCGGCCATCCGTGGATCACGTTCAAGGATCCGTGCAACATCCGCAGCCCGCAGCAGCACGTCGGCGTCGTCCACTCGTCGAACCTCTGCACGGAAATCACGCTGAACACCAGCGACACCGAAATCGCCGTCTGCAACCTCGGCTCGGTGAACCTGGTCGCCCACCTGGCGAAGCAGGCCGACGGCTCGTACGCACTCGACCACGACAAGCTGAAGCGCACGATCAGCGTCGCGATGCGGATGCTCGACAACGTGATCGACATCAACTACTACGCGGTCGCTAAGGCACGTAACTCGAACCTGAAGCATCGCCCGGTCGGCATGGGCATCATGGGCTTCCAGGACTGCCTGCACGTGCTGCGCACGCCGTACGCGTCGCAGGAAGCGGTGCAGTTCGCCGACACGTCGATGGAAGCAGTCTGCTACTACGCGTACTACGCGTCGACCGAACTCGCCGAAGAGCGCGGTCGCTACTCGAGCTATCGCGGCTCGCTGTGGGATCGCGGCATCCTCCCGCAGGACACGTTGAAGCTGCTCGCCGACGCACGCGGCGGGTATGTCGAAGTCGATTCGAGCCAGTCGATGGACTGGACGACGCTGCGTTCCCGCATCGCAACGTACGGGATGCGCAACTCGAACTGCATCGCGATCGCGCCGACGGCGACGATCTCGAACATCATCGGCGTGTCGGCGTGTATCGAGCCGACGTTCCAGAACCTGTACGTGAAGTCGAACCTGTCGGGCGAGTTCACGGTGGTGAACGACTACCTGGTGCGCGACCTGAAAGCGCGCGGCCTGTGGGACGAGGTGATGGTCGCCGACCTGAAGTACTTCGACGGCACGCTGTCGCGCATCGACCGCATCCCGGCCGACCTCCGCGCGATCTACGCGACCGCGTTCGAGCTCGACGCGACGTGGGTGGTCGAAGCGGCATCGCGCCGGCAGAAGTGGATCGACCAGGCGCAGTCGCTGAATATCTACATGGGCGGCGCGTCGGGCAAGAAGCTCGACGAGGTCTACAAGCTCGCGTGGCTGCGCGGT
This portion of the Paraburkholderia flava genome encodes:
- a CDS encoding MarC family protein translates to MEYTFLSATILLLLITDPLGNIPIFIGCLRGVAPHRRVVVILREVGIAFIILLVFMVFGDRFLRMMSLTDQSLRIGGGIVLFLIALRMIFPHPDGPFGGDTRGGEPLIVPLAIPALAGPSALATVMLLTSQAPGKMLEWVGALTVTMIVCAIVLVLAERIQMWLGERTVTAFERLMGLVLAAISVEMILGGIRSFVHQL
- the ampD gene encoding 1,6-anhydro-N-acetylmuramyl-L-alanine amidase AmpD, encoding MSARFAVAADGWVAGATRLPSPNFAERPDRAPPTLIVVHNISLPPGEFGGSAITDLFLNRLDCDAHPYYDAHLRGVQVSAHFVIHRDGALEQYVSCDERAWHAGASSFFGRERCNDFSIGIELEGSDDTAFEAAQYRTLAALVNVLVAHYPIEALAGHADIAPGRKTDPGPHFEWTRLQRDTSLAARYFPYLNLSAAS
- a CDS encoding PP0621 family protein, translated to MRQLFLLIVLFFVGQWLVKALRRADTRTAQQRAGNAGSGQASSGANPGAGAGVPRSPPQLAEPMIRCVECGVHAPKSDSVAVGGQAFCCADHAHRHAARTGPDAR
- a CDS encoding ribonucleoside-diphosphate reductase subunit alpha; amino-acid sequence: MQTTDNVTTRYEGAPAGHPLGGQASAQALAPQATFADYKVIRRNGSVVSFEPSKIAIAVTKAFLAVNGGQGAASARVRELVETLTQSVVRALLRSRPNGGTFHIEDIQDQVELALMRGGEHNVARAYVLYREKRNQERGVAHEAADAPAASGLNVIDNGVTRPLDLQALQSLIESACENLGDAVSAAPIVAETVKNLYDGVPMNQVYDSAILAARTMIEKDPAYSQVTARILLHTIRREILGGEVTQAEMGERYVEYFPQFIKRGVQAELLDDKLLQYDMKRLGAALDANRDLQFGYLGLQTLYDRYFLHSDGVRIEMPQAFFMRVAMGLALNEVDREARAIEFYNVLSSFDFMSSTPTLFNSGTRRSQLSSCYLTTVDDDLDGIYEALKENALLSKFAGGLGNDWTRVRALGSHIKGTNGKSQGVVPFLKVVNDTAVAVNQGGKRKGAVCAYLESWHLDIEEFLELRKNTGDDRRRTHDMNTANWIPDLFMKRVMEGGDWTLFSPSTCPDLHDKFGAEFETAYTAYEDKAARGELKLFKKIPAAQLWRKMLGMLFETGHPWITFKDPCNIRSPQQHVGVVHSSNLCTEITLNTSDTEIAVCNLGSVNLVAHLAKQADGSYALDHDKLKRTISVAMRMLDNVIDINYYAVAKARNSNLKHRPVGMGIMGFQDCLHVLRTPYASQEAVQFADTSMEAVCYYAYYASTELAEERGRYSSYRGSLWDRGILPQDTLKLLADARGGYVEVDSSQSMDWTTLRSRIATYGMRNSNCIAIAPTATISNIIGVSACIEPTFQNLYVKSNLSGEFTVVNDYLVRDLKARGLWDEVMVADLKYFDGTLSRIDRIPADLRAIYATAFELDATWVVEAASRRQKWIDQAQSLNIYMGGASGKKLDEVYKLAWLRGLKTTYYLRTMAATHVEKSTVAHGALNAVPSGDDGGSSGGGAAGGGRSSAGGFGANGGGASSGTLNAAAAIAPAVVAADSLEADGPVCVMRPGDPGFDECEACQ
- a CDS encoding hypoxanthine-guanine phosphoribosyltransferase → MNREEALHIFSHSEEIVSAADVNASISGMASAIRAEISDEFPLVLSVMGGAAVFTGMLLPHLDFPLEFDYIHLTRYRNTTKGGAEMQWRVAPAESVKDRVVLVLDDILDEGETMAAIRDRIVDMGAKRFLSAVLCEKILSKAKPLHPDFCGFEVPDRYVFGCGMDAKGYWRNLPTIRALTDGA
- the ffh gene encoding signal recognition particle protein; amino-acid sequence: MLDNLTQRMARVVKTLRGEARLTEANTQEMLREVRLALLEADVALPVVREFISRVKEKALGEDVISSLSPGQALVGVVQRELTAVIGGDYEGKAVELNLAVTPPAVVLMAGLQGAGKTTTVGKLAKLLREKYKKKVLTVSCDVYRPAAIAQLKTVTEQVGADFFPSEPDQKPVDIARAAVDWAKRHYHDVLLVDTAGRLGIDEAMMNEISALHAELKPAETLFVVDAMLGQDAVNTAKAFSDALPLTGVVLTKLDGDSRGGAALSVRHVTGKPIKFVGVAEKLDGLEIFYPDRMANRILGMGDILALVEEAQRGVDTEAAQKLANKVKKGGDFDLNDFRAQLSQMKNMGGLSSLMDKLPAQFQQAASGADMGQAEKQMRRMEGIINSMTPLERAKPDLIKATRKRRIAAGAGVQVQEVNRMLNQYDQMRTMMKKLKGGNLQKMMRGMKGMLPGMR
- a CDS encoding proline--tRNA ligase; amino-acid sequence: MKASRFFIGTLKEAPADAEIVSHKLMVRAGMIRRVAGGIYNYLPVGLRSIRKVEAIVREEMNRSGAIELLMPVVQPAELWQESGRWEKYGPELLRFKDRRQSDFVLGPTHEEVVTDIARNQIKSYRQMPVNFYQVQAKFRDEIRPRFGVMRGREFIMKDAYSFDKDMDGLRESYRKMYDAYVRIFTRLGLEFRAVAADNGSIGGSGSHEFHVIADTGEDAIAYCPTSDFAANVEAAEALPLIASRAAPAEPMQKVATPGKAKCEAVAELLNIPLERTIKSIILATENEGAEATIWLLMLRGDHDLNEIKASKLPGLAGFRFATEEEIVATFGTPPGYLGPIGTKKPIKVVADRTVANMSDFVVGANEVDFHTAGVNWGRDLPEPVVADIRNVRKGDPSPDGKGVLDICRGIEVGHVFQLGSKYSDAMNATYLDESGKPQSMQMGCYGIGITRILGAAIEQNFDDKGIIWPESIAPFQIVLCPMGYDRSDAVREHADKLYVALVEAGIDVILDDRGERPGVMFADWELIGVPHRLVIGERGLKDGKLEYQGRRDAEATLLPVDSAAQTVVEKIRAALAG
- a CDS encoding cytochrome C assembly family protein, whose amino-acid sequence is MDIVLYALTALLYGGLAVAGWRAHRQMAARPLLESVPAMPAGAGAVASVGLSTPGRALMVVALLAHGALLHTTIFPQNAMVFGFAFALSAMFWLGVGIYWIESLFFPLDGLRLLVLPLACIASLLPLAFGGVRVLSYAADPLFKLHFLIANIAYGLFAIAALHAVLMLLVERRLHKMRGTAQQRSAAADGDWLSGWLDTLPPLLTLEKLLFRLIAAGFVLLTLTLLSGILFSEQLIDRALRLDHKTVFAILSWLMFGALLIARKVSGWRGRAALRWVLASFVALLLAYVGSRFVFEVLLHRPVV